The proteins below are encoded in one region of Pseudomonas ekonensis:
- a CDS encoding YegP family protein has product MYFEIYRQSKGTLSTGKGQWRWRLRAGNHETVASGESYVNKADCLHVIELIKGVHAETPVKEI; this is encoded by the coding sequence ATGTATTTCGAGATCTACAGACAATCCAAAGGCACCCTGAGCACCGGCAAGGGCCAATGGCGCTGGCGGCTGAGGGCCGGGAACCACGAAACCGTCGCCAGCGGGGAGTCCTATGTGAACAAGGCCGACTGCCTGCACGTGATCGAACTGATCAAAGGCGTGCACGCAGAGACGCCGGTCAAGGAGATCTGA
- the bamC gene encoding outer membrane protein assembly factor BamC, producing the protein MKRMAGLSALALIISSTSGCGWIWGPEGYFRDRGSDYLQAQQTAPMQLPSGVSTSKRLDPLLPIPRNVADDTAKGEYVVPRPQPLSAIADAGDYSLQKSGDSRWVMAQHPPAEVWPVAVQFFQDNGFRLDEQRPQTGEFTTTWQHSDELSASMAKRLSAAGVGADSETRVRVRIEPGVQRNTSEVYVVSAERPAGSTADVAFTNRSVNTGLDAALVDDMLASMSRTSEKGGSVSMLASRDFDAPSRVSLSEDGSGNPVLNVGSDLDRAWSSVGRALEQGEWRVEDINRSLGLYYINLAEKAEKKDDKPGFFSSLFGSKPDKEEVEARAERYQVRLSKVGENVQVTVEKNINTVAPAEVARKVLSVIQDNLG; encoded by the coding sequence ATGAAGCGAATGGCCGGACTTTCCGCACTTGCCTTGATTATCTCCAGCACCAGCGGCTGTGGATGGATCTGGGGCCCGGAAGGTTATTTCCGTGACCGTGGCAGCGACTACCTGCAGGCGCAACAGACCGCGCCGATGCAACTGCCGTCGGGTGTCAGCACCTCCAAGCGTCTGGATCCGCTGTTGCCGATCCCGCGCAACGTGGCTGACGACACCGCAAAAGGCGAGTACGTGGTTCCTCGTCCGCAACCGCTGTCGGCCATCGCCGACGCCGGTGACTACTCGCTGCAGAAGAGCGGCGATTCGCGCTGGGTGATGGCCCAGCATCCGCCGGCCGAAGTCTGGCCGGTCGCCGTGCAGTTCTTCCAGGACAACGGTTTCCGTCTGGACGAGCAGCGTCCGCAGACCGGCGAGTTCACCACCACCTGGCAGCATTCCGATGAGCTGTCCGCCTCCATGGCCAAGCGCCTGAGCGCGGCCGGCGTCGGCGCCGACAGCGAAACCCGCGTGCGGGTGCGCATCGAGCCGGGCGTGCAGCGCAACACCAGTGAAGTCTACGTGGTCAGCGCCGAGCGTCCTGCCGGCAGCACCGCCGACGTGGCGTTCACCAACCGTTCGGTCAACACCGGCCTGGACGCGGCGCTGGTCGACGACATGCTGGCGAGCATGAGCCGTACCTCCGAGAAGGGCGGTTCCGTGTCGATGCTGGCTTCCCGCGATTTCGATGCGCCGAGCCGCGTCAGCCTCAGCGAAGACGGCAGCGGCAACCCGGTGCTCAACGTCGGCAGCGACCTCGACCGCGCCTGGTCGAGCGTCGGCCGTGCGCTGGAGCAAGGCGAATGGCGTGTGGAGGACATCAACCGCAGCCTGGGCCTGTACTACATCAACCTGGCCGAAAAGGCCGAGAAGAAAGACGACAAGCCCGGTTTCTTCAGCAGCCTGTTCGGCAGCAAGCCTGACAAGGAAGAAGTCGAAGCCCGCGCCGAGCGCTATCAGGTTCGCCTGAGCAAGGTGGGCGAGAACGTCCAGGTGACCGTCGAGAAGAACATCAACACCGTGGCGCCGGCCGAAGTGGCCCGCAAGGTGTTGAGCGTGATTCAGGACAACCTGGGCTGA
- a CDS encoding 5-carboxymethyl-2-hydroxymuconate Delta-isomerase: MPHLHLEYTANLPQLNADLALIRLNNTLVASGQFAAEYDIKSRAVKVETFRVGTAPGERAFVHVKLALLSGRSPQIKRQLSESLLAALQDLCEWPAGVDVQLCVELLDIDRESYTKTAIGV, translated from the coding sequence ATGCCGCACCTGCACCTGGAATACACCGCCAACCTGCCGCAACTGAACGCCGACCTGGCGCTGATCCGGCTCAACAACACCCTGGTGGCTTCCGGTCAGTTCGCCGCGGAGTACGACATCAAGAGCCGTGCGGTGAAGGTCGAGACGTTCAGGGTCGGCACCGCGCCGGGCGAGCGGGCCTTCGTCCATGTGAAGCTGGCGCTGCTCAGCGGGCGTTCGCCGCAGATCAAGCGGCAGTTGTCGGAAAGCCTGCTGGCGGCGCTGCAGGACCTGTGCGAGTGGCCGGCCGGGGTCGACGTGCAGCTGTGCGTGGAGCTGCTGGACATCGACCGCGAGTCCTACACCAAGACCGCCATCGGCGTGTGA
- a CDS encoding class I SAM-dependent methyltransferase, whose amino-acid sequence MDLKEADILGDRIGEHWYYCTKAAAIRRMLGDAPVRRILDVGAGSGFFSRHLLACTAACEAWCVDTGYPADCSGESAGKPVHYRRALGPVDADLVLLMDVLEHVDDDLGLLRACIDQVPSGSRFLMTVPAFAFMWSGHDDFLGHKRRYTLGRCEALAAAAGLQVERGAYGFGAVFPFALASRLLAARSVPRSQLKRHSAFVNALLKAMCRLELPLMGINRLAGLSVFVLARKP is encoded by the coding sequence ATGGACCTCAAGGAAGCCGACATCCTCGGCGACCGCATCGGTGAGCATTGGTACTACTGCACCAAGGCCGCGGCGATCCGCCGGATGCTGGGGGATGCGCCGGTCAGGCGGATTCTCGATGTCGGCGCCGGTTCAGGGTTCTTTTCCCGCCATCTGCTGGCCTGCACCGCCGCGTGCGAAGCCTGGTGCGTGGACACCGGCTACCCCGCCGATTGCAGTGGGGAGAGCGCCGGCAAACCGGTGCATTACCGCCGCGCCCTCGGGCCCGTGGACGCCGACCTCGTGTTGCTGATGGATGTGCTGGAGCACGTCGATGACGACCTCGGCCTGCTTCGGGCCTGCATCGACCAAGTCCCGTCCGGCAGTCGCTTTCTGATGACGGTGCCGGCCTTTGCGTTCATGTGGAGCGGGCACGACGATTTTCTGGGCCACAAGCGCCGCTACACCCTGGGACGGTGCGAGGCCTTGGCCGCCGCTGCGGGCCTGCAAGTGGAGCGGGGCGCCTACGGTTTCGGTGCGGTGTTTCCGTTCGCGCTGGCGTCGCGTCTGCTGGCCGCACGTTCGGTGCCGCGCTCGCAGCTCAAGCGTCACTCTGCTTTCGTCAATGCGCTGCTCAAAGCGATGTGCAGGCTCGAATTGCCCCTGATGGGCATCAATCGCCTGGCCGGCCTGAGCGTGTTCGTGCTGGCGCGCAAACCGTGA
- a CDS encoding peroxiredoxin, giving the protein MAVVIDRPVADFEAPATSGKTVSLAGLKGKQVVIYFYPKDSTPGCTTEGQGFRDQYAAFQAADTEIFGVSRDGLKSHENFKCKQEFPFELISDKDEAVCQLFDVIKLKKLYGKEYMGVDRSTFLIDKNGVLRQEWRGVKVPGHVDEVLAAAQALNKA; this is encoded by the coding sequence ATGGCCGTTGTGATCGACCGACCGGTCGCCGATTTCGAAGCCCCCGCCACCAGCGGGAAAACCGTCAGCCTCGCGGGCCTCAAGGGCAAGCAGGTGGTGATCTACTTCTATCCGAAGGACAGCACCCCCGGCTGCACCACCGAAGGCCAGGGCTTTCGCGACCAGTACGCCGCGTTCCAGGCCGCCGACACGGAAATCTTCGGGGTTTCCCGCGACGGCCTGAAGTCCCACGAAAACTTCAAGTGCAAGCAGGAATTCCCGTTCGAGCTGATCAGCGACAAGGACGAGGCCGTCTGCCAGCTCTTCGACGTGATCAAGCTGAAGAAGCTGTACGGCAAGGAATACATGGGCGTGGATCGCAGCACGTTCCTCATCGACAAGAACGGCGTGCTGCGTCAGGAATGGCGCGGCGTGAAGGTGCCGGGGCATGTGGACGAGGTTCTGGCGGCGGCGCAGGCCCTGAACAAGGCCTGA
- a CDS encoding sulfurtransferase TusA family protein encodes MNDAVAHDRELDASGLNCPLPLLKAKMELNKLPSGAVLKVIATDAGSQRDFRTFAKLAGHTLLREEDEAGVYRYWLKKA; translated from the coding sequence ATGAACGACGCTGTAGCCCATGACCGCGAACTGGACGCCAGCGGCCTGAATTGCCCGTTGCCGTTGCTCAAGGCCAAGATGGAGCTCAACAAGCTGCCCAGCGGCGCGGTGCTCAAGGTGATCGCCACGGACGCCGGTTCCCAGCGTGATTTCCGCACCTTTGCCAAATTGGCCGGTCATACGCTGCTGCGCGAAGAAGACGAGGCGGGCGTCTACCGTTACTGGTTGAAAAAAGCCTGA
- the dapA gene encoding 4-hydroxy-tetrahydrodipicolinate synthase: protein MIAGSMVALVTPMDAQGRLDWDSLSKLVDFHLKNGTHAIVAVGTTGESATLDVEEHIAVIKAVVKQVAGRIPVIAGTGANSTREAVELTRNAKEAGADACLLVVPYYNKPTQEGLYQHFKHIAEAVDIPQILYNVPGRTSCDMQAETVIRLSTVPNIIGIKEATGDLKRAKAILDGVSKDFIVLSGDDPTAVELILMGGKGNISVTANVAPREMADLCEAALEGNAEKARAINEKLMPLHKDLFIEANPIPVKWALAEMGLMHEGIRLPLTWLSAPCHETLRSALRQCGVLV, encoded by the coding sequence ATGATTGCGGGCAGTATGGTGGCATTGGTCACACCCATGGATGCACAAGGGCGTCTAGACTGGGACAGCCTCAGCAAACTCGTGGACTTCCACCTCAAGAACGGCACCCATGCCATCGTCGCGGTCGGCACCACCGGCGAGTCGGCGACCCTTGACGTCGAAGAACACATTGCCGTCATCAAAGCCGTGGTCAAGCAGGTCGCCGGCCGCATCCCGGTGATCGCCGGCACCGGCGCCAACTCGACCCGTGAAGCCGTCGAACTGACCCGCAACGCCAAAGAGGCCGGCGCCGACGCCTGCCTGCTGGTGGTGCCGTACTACAACAAGCCGACCCAGGAAGGCCTGTACCAGCACTTCAAGCACATCGCCGAAGCGGTCGACATCCCGCAGATCCTCTACAACGTTCCCGGCCGCACCTCCTGCGACATGCAGGCCGAGACCGTGATCCGCCTCTCCACCGTGCCGAACATCATCGGCATCAAGGAAGCCACCGGCGACCTCAAGCGCGCCAAGGCGATCCTAGATGGCGTGAGCAAGGACTTCATCGTGCTGTCCGGCGATGATCCGACCGCCGTCGAACTGATCCTGATGGGCGGCAAGGGCAACATCTCCGTCACCGCCAACGTCGCCCCGCGCGAAATGGCCGACCTGTGCGAGGCCGCGCTGGAAGGCAACGCCGAGAAGGCGCGGGCCATCAACGAAAAACTGATGCCGCTGCACAAGGACCTGTTCATCGAAGCCAACCCGATCCCGGTGAAGTGGGCTTTGGCTGAAATGGGCCTGATGCACGAAGGCATCCGCCTGCCGCTGACCTGGCTGAGCGCTCCTTGTCATGAAACGCTGCGCTCGGCCCTGCGCCAGTGCGGCGTCCTGGTTTAA
- a CDS encoding GtrA family protein, whose protein sequence is MTVADRSALIRRGLRFAVTGLFVTALHALVAVLIIRFVSPRPPVANGVAFAMATVVSYAVNTAWSFSARLHGKTLLRFMSVSAGGFLLAVFVAWSAQVAGLHYLLGVAAVALTVPAFTFVLHNVWTYR, encoded by the coding sequence GTGACGGTCGCCGACCGGTCCGCCCTGATCCGCCGCGGCCTGCGTTTCGCCGTGACCGGGCTGTTCGTCACGGCGCTGCATGCGTTGGTGGCGGTGCTGATCATCCGCTTCGTCAGCCCCCGTCCGCCGGTGGCCAACGGCGTGGCCTTCGCCATGGCGACGGTGGTGTCGTATGCGGTCAACACGGCCTGGAGCTTCTCCGCAAGGTTGCACGGCAAGACCCTGCTGCGCTTCATGTCGGTGTCGGCGGGCGGGTTTCTGTTGGCGGTGTTCGTGGCCTGGTCGGCGCAGGTTGCCGGCCTGCACTATCTGCTGGGCGTCGCGGCGGTGGCGCTGACGGTGCCTGCCTTCACGTTCGTGCTGCACAACGTCTGGACGTACCGATGA
- a CDS encoding LysR family transcriptional regulator, whose amino-acid sequence MNRNELRKADINLMVVFETLMLERNVTRAAEKLFLGQPTISSALNRLRTILNDPLFIRVGHRMEPTARAEDIFRHLKPALDALSVALSLTRDFDPAVSTMTFRIGLSDDVEFGLLPPALRTLRQEAPNVVFVVQHVDYWRIPDLLASGDITVGISQTRGLPANAKRKLLRHIQPSVLRADASATPLTLDEYCARPHVLVSHTANVSGYADEWLADIGRTRQVVLSVPQYSALPALLAGTDLIASLPDYTADAMAASGLLFKEPFPFKTPTLDLSMVWLSHVDSDPAERWLRSRLEALMSERPAT is encoded by the coding sequence ATGAACCGAAATGAACTGCGCAAGGCCGACATCAACCTGATGGTGGTGTTCGAGACGCTGATGCTCGAACGCAACGTGACCCGCGCCGCCGAGAAGCTGTTCCTCGGCCAGCCGACCATCAGTTCGGCGCTCAACCGCTTGCGCACGATACTCAACGATCCGCTGTTCATCCGCGTCGGTCACCGCATGGAGCCGACGGCCCGGGCCGAAGACATCTTCCGCCACCTCAAGCCGGCGCTGGACGCGCTCTCGGTGGCCCTGAGCCTGACCCGCGATTTCGATCCCGCCGTCAGCACCATGACCTTTCGCATCGGCCTGTCCGACGACGTCGAGTTCGGCTTGCTGCCGCCGGCGCTGCGCACCCTGCGCCAGGAGGCGCCGAACGTGGTGTTCGTGGTGCAGCATGTCGACTACTGGCGGATCCCCGACCTGCTGGCCTCGGGCGACATCACCGTCGGCATCAGCCAGACCCGCGGCTTGCCGGCCAACGCCAAGCGCAAGCTGTTGCGGCACATCCAGCCGAGCGTCCTGCGGGCCGACGCCAGCGCCACGCCGCTGACCCTCGATGAGTATTGCGCCCGCCCGCACGTGCTGGTGTCCCACACCGCCAACGTCAGCGGCTACGCCGACGAGTGGCTGGCGGACATCGGCCGCACCCGTCAGGTGGTACTGTCGGTGCCGCAGTACAGCGCGTTGCCGGCGCTGCTGGCCGGCACCGACCTGATCGCCAGCCTGCCGGACTACACGGCCGACGCAATGGCCGCCTCGGGGCTGCTGTTCAAGGAACCGTTCCCGTTCAAGACGCCGACCCTGGACCTGTCGATGGTCTGGCTCAGCCATGTGGACAGCGACCCGGCCGAGCGCTGGCTGCGCTCGCGCCTTGAGGCGCTGATGAGCGAACGCCCCGCGACCTGA
- the ppk2 gene encoding polyphosphate kinase 2, which translates to MAKGKKKDGEKGKTTEKTKLSSKDYLAELRRLHVELVKMQEWVTANGIKVCIIFEGRDGAGKGGTIKAITDRVSPRVFRVIALPAPTDREKSQMYIQRYLPYLPAGGEVVIFDRSWYNRAGVERVMGFCTDKQVEKFLQTVPLVERAIVDSGVILLKYWLNVSQEEQTRRLEERITDGRKIWKLSPMDLKSYSRWYDYSRARDEMIEATDTGYAPWLVADSNDKRRARLNIISDLLSRIPYKEVPREKVVLPKRQKPGGYRETNYPFKQVVERF; encoded by the coding sequence ATGGCGAAAGGCAAGAAGAAGGACGGCGAAAAAGGCAAGACGACCGAAAAGACCAAGCTGTCGAGCAAGGACTACCTGGCCGAGCTGCGTCGTCTGCATGTCGAACTGGTGAAGATGCAGGAGTGGGTGACGGCCAACGGCATCAAGGTCTGCATCATTTTCGAGGGGCGTGACGGGGCGGGGAAGGGCGGGACGATCAAGGCGATCACCGACCGGGTGAGCCCGCGGGTGTTCCGCGTGATCGCGCTGCCGGCGCCGACCGACCGCGAAAAGAGCCAGATGTACATCCAGCGCTACCTGCCGTATCTGCCGGCGGGCGGTGAGGTGGTGATCTTCGACCGCAGTTGGTACAACCGCGCCGGGGTCGAGCGGGTGATGGGCTTTTGCACCGACAAGCAGGTGGAGAAGTTTCTCCAGACCGTGCCGCTGGTGGAGCGGGCCATCGTCGATTCGGGGGTGATCCTGCTCAAGTACTGGCTGAACGTCAGCCAGGAGGAGCAGACCCGCCGGCTTGAAGAGCGCATCACCGACGGGCGCAAGATCTGGAAGCTTTCGCCCATGGATCTGAAGTCCTACAGCCGTTGGTACGACTACTCCAGGGCCCGCGATGAGATGATCGAAGCCACCGACACCGGCTACGCGCCATGGCTGGTGGCCGACTCGAACGACAAGCGACGGGCGCGCCTGAACATCATTTCCGACCTGCTCAGCCGCATTCCCTATAAAGAGGTGCCCCGGGAAAAGGTCGTCTTGCCCAAGCGGCAAAAGCCGGGAGGCTATCGGGAAACGAATTACCCCTTCAAGCAAGTGGTGGAGCGCTTCTGA
- the purC gene encoding phosphoribosylaminoimidazolesuccinocarboxamide synthase translates to MEKREELYRGKAKSVYKTDDADRLILLFRNDTSAFDGKRIEQLDRKGMVNNKFNAFIMQKLEAAGIPTQFDKLLGDNECLVKKLDMIPVECVVRNYAAGSLVKRLGVEEGMKLNPYTFELFLKDDAKGDPFINESHVVAFGWGTAEQLVRMKELSLKVNDVLSKLFDDAGLLLVDFKLEFGVFSDGSIVLGDEFSPDGCRLWDKDTKKKMDKDRFRQGLGDVIEAYEEVAHRLGVPL, encoded by the coding sequence ATGGAAAAACGTGAAGAACTCTACCGCGGCAAAGCCAAATCGGTTTACAAGACCGACGACGCCGACCGCCTGATCCTGCTGTTTCGCAACGACACCTCGGCGTTCGACGGCAAGCGCATCGAACAGCTCGACCGCAAGGGCATGGTGAACAACAAGTTCAACGCCTTCATCATGCAGAAGCTCGAAGCGGCCGGCATCCCGACCCAATTCGACAAGCTGCTGGGCGACAACGAGTGCCTGGTGAAGAAACTCGACATGATCCCGGTCGAGTGCGTCGTGCGTAACTACGCCGCCGGCAGCCTGGTCAAGCGCCTGGGCGTCGAAGAGGGCATGAAGCTCAACCCTTACACCTTCGAGCTGTTCCTGAAGGACGACGCCAAGGGCGATCCGTTCATCAACGAATCCCACGTCGTGGCGTTCGGCTGGGGCACTGCCGAGCAACTGGTGCGCATGAAGGAACTGTCCCTGAAGGTCAACGACGTCCTGAGCAAACTGTTCGACGACGCCGGCCTGCTGCTGGTGGACTTCAAACTGGAATTCGGTGTGTTCAGCGACGGCTCCATCGTCCTGGGCGACGAATTCAGCCCGGACGGCTGCCGTCTGTGGGACAAGGACACCAAGAAAAAAATGGACAAGGACCGCTTCCGCCAGGGCCTCGGTGACGTCATCGAAGCCTACGAAGAAGTGGCCCACCGTCTGGGCGTACCGCTTTAA
- a CDS encoding glycosyltransferase family 2 protein, producing MHAAGPVTLSLVIPVFNEEDSLDGFLVRIGQVFAREAQIGLELVFVNDGSTDATLDRLLRHQMDDPRIRIVDLSRNFGKEAALSAGLQTATGRIVVPIDVDLQDPPEVILQMVARWREGYEMVLGHRISRRNDSWAKQTSANWFYRLHNRIAEQPLPENVGDFRLMDRCVVDALLTLPESRRFMKGLFAWVGFRTTHVDYERPERAAGKSKFNGWRLWNFALEGITSFSTEPLRIWTYLGAAVSLVSFGIAMFIVTRTLIYGVDLPGYASLMVAVTFLGGLQLIGIGVLGEYLGRTYIEAKHRPVFLVRRIYEPKD from the coding sequence ATGCACGCTGCGGGGCCGGTGACGTTGTCGCTGGTGATCCCCGTGTTCAACGAGGAAGACAGCCTCGACGGCTTTCTTGTGCGCATCGGGCAGGTCTTCGCGCGCGAGGCGCAGATCGGGCTAGAGCTGGTGTTCGTCAATGACGGCAGCACCGATGCGACGCTGGATCGGCTGTTGCGTCATCAGATGGACGACCCGCGGATCCGCATCGTCGACCTGAGCCGCAACTTCGGCAAGGAGGCGGCGCTGTCCGCCGGCCTGCAGACCGCCACGGGGCGGATCGTGGTGCCGATCGACGTCGACCTGCAGGACCCGCCCGAAGTCATCCTGCAGATGGTCGCCCGCTGGCGGGAAGGCTATGAGATGGTGCTGGGCCACCGCATCAGCCGCCGCAACGATTCCTGGGCCAAGCAGACCTCCGCCAACTGGTTCTACCGCCTGCACAACAGGATCGCCGAGCAGCCCCTGCCGGAGAACGTCGGCGACTTCCGCCTGATGGACCGCTGCGTGGTGGACGCGCTGCTGACCCTGCCGGAGTCGAGGCGCTTCATGAAGGGGCTGTTCGCCTGGGTCGGGTTCCGCACCACCCATGTCGATTACGAGCGGCCGGAGCGTGCGGCGGGCAAGAGCAAGTTCAACGGCTGGCGGCTGTGGAATTTCGCCCTGGAGGGCATCACCAGTTTCAGCACCGAGCCGCTGCGGATCTGGACCTACCTGGGCGCGGCGGTGTCGCTGGTGTCCTTTGGCATCGCGATGTTCATCGTGACGCGGACGCTGATCTACGGCGTCGACTTGCCCGGCTATGCCTCGCTGATGGTCGCCGTGACGTTTCTCGGCGGCCTGCAACTGATCGGCATCGGGGTGCTCGGCGAGTACCTGGGCCGCACCTACATCGAAGCGAAGCACCGGCCGGTGTTCCTGGTGCGCCGCATCTACGAACCCAAGGACTGA
- a CDS encoding glycine cleavage system protein R produces the protein MSTPTVREQFLVISALGANPMELTNVLCRASHENRCAVVTSRLTRHGECSALVLEISGSWDGLARLESSLPALAKRHAFTVNVVRSAALENRPQALPYVAYVSSAYRSDIISELCQFFVDHNIDLENLTCDTYQAPQTGGTMLNATFTVTLPAGTQISWLRDQFLDFADAMNLDALIEPWRPQNPM, from the coding sequence ATGTCCACCCCCACAGTTCGCGAACAATTCCTTGTCATCAGTGCCCTCGGCGCCAACCCCATGGAGCTGACCAACGTGCTGTGCCGCGCCAGTCATGAAAACCGCTGCGCCGTGGTCACCTCGCGCCTGACCCGCCACGGCGAGTGCAGTGCGCTGGTGCTCGAGATCTCGGGCAGCTGGGACGGCCTGGCCCGCCTCGAGAGCAGCCTGCCGGCCCTGGCCAAGCGCCATGCCTTCACCGTCAACGTCGTGCGCAGCGCAGCCCTGGAAAACCGCCCTCAGGCCTTGCCGTACGTGGCCTACGTCAGCTCGGCCTACCGCTCCGACATCATCAGCGAGCTGTGCCAGTTCTTCGTCGACCACAACATCGACCTGGAAAACCTGACCTGCGACACCTACCAGGCTCCGCAGACCGGCGGCACCATGCTCAACGCCACGTTCACCGTGACCCTGCCGGCCGGCACCCAGATCAGCTGGCTGCGCGACCAGTTCCTGGACTTCGCCGACGCGATGAACCTGGACGCGCTGATCGAACCGTGGCGCCCACAGAACCCAATGTAA
- a CDS encoding AI-2E family transporter: MFKVLRDWVQRYFSDEEAVVLAVLLFLAFTAVLTLGGMLAPVLAGMVLAYLMQGLVVTLERLRMPGGAAVGLVFALFMGVLMVFIVVVLPLLWHQLITLFNELPGMLAKWQSLLLLLPERYPHLVSDEQVLQAIEAARGEIGKFGQWALTFSLSSLPLLVNVMIYLVLVPILVFFFLKDRAMIGEWVRGYLPRERALITRVAQEMNRQIANYIRGKVIEIVICGGVTYIAFVALGLNYAALLALLVGVSVVVPYVGAVVVTVPVLLIALFQWGWSDQFIYLMAVYGIIQTLDGNVLVPLLFSEAVNLHPVAIICAVLLFGGLWGFWGVFFAIPLATLFKAVLDAWPRKEPVVAPLL; encoded by the coding sequence ATGTTCAAAGTGTTACGCGACTGGGTTCAGCGCTACTTTTCCGATGAAGAGGCGGTGGTGCTGGCGGTGCTGCTGTTTCTCGCCTTCACGGCGGTGCTCACCCTGGGCGGCATGCTCGCGCCGGTGCTGGCGGGGATGGTGCTGGCTTACCTGATGCAGGGCCTGGTGGTCACCCTCGAACGGCTGCGCATGCCCGGCGGTGCGGCGGTAGGGCTGGTGTTCGCGCTGTTCATGGGCGTGCTGATGGTGTTCATCGTGGTGGTGCTGCCGCTGCTCTGGCATCAGTTGATCACGCTGTTCAACGAATTGCCGGGCATGCTCGCCAAATGGCAGTCGCTGCTGTTGCTGCTGCCCGAGCGCTATCCGCATCTGGTTTCCGACGAGCAGGTGCTGCAGGCCATCGAGGCGGCGCGGGGCGAGATCGGCAAGTTCGGCCAATGGGCGCTGACGTTCTCGCTGTCGAGCCTGCCGCTGCTGGTGAACGTCATGATCTACCTGGTGCTGGTGCCGATCCTGGTGTTCTTCTTCCTCAAGGACCGGGCGATGATCGGCGAATGGGTGCGCGGCTATTTGCCGCGGGAGCGGGCGCTGATCACCCGGGTCGCCCAGGAAATGAACCGGCAGATCGCCAACTACATCCGCGGCAAGGTCATCGAGATCGTGATCTGCGGCGGGGTGACGTACATCGCCTTCGTTGCGCTGGGCCTCAACTACGCCGCGCTGCTGGCCTTGCTGGTGGGCGTGTCGGTGGTGGTGCCGTATGTCGGGGCGGTGGTGGTGACCGTGCCGGTGCTGCTGATCGCGCTGTTCCAGTGGGGCTGGAGCGACCAGTTCATTTACCTGATGGCGGTGTACGGGATCATTCAGACCCTGGACGGCAACGTGCTGGTGCCGTTGCTGTTTTCCGAAGCGGTCAACCTGCACCCGGTGGCGATCATCTGCGCGGTGCTGTTGTTCGGCGGGTTGTGGGGGTTCTGGGGCGTGTTCTTCGCGATTCCCCTGGCGACGTTGTTCAAGGCTGTGCTGGATGCCTGGCCGCGCAAGGAGCCGGTGGTGGCGCCGCTGCTGTAG
- a CDS encoding MBL fold metallo-hydrolase, which produces MRFAVLGSGSQGNGTLVASADTVVLVDCGFSLRETEKRLLRLGVNPAQLSAILVTHEHADHVHGVGLLSRRYNLPVYLSRGTLRGMRKPIDATGFVAGGERLQIGALSIHAIAVAHDAQEPTQYVFSDGERRFGLLTDLGSYCEQVLDGYRDLDALMIEANHCRDLLARGHYPYFLKQRVGGERGHLNNHQAAFLVAELGWQGLQHLVLAHLSSKNNLPQLARQCFVDTLGCDPDWLQLADQDSGLDWRHIA; this is translated from the coding sequence ATGCGTTTCGCCGTTCTCGGCAGCGGTAGCCAAGGGAACGGCACGCTGGTCGCCAGCGCCGATACGGTGGTGCTGGTGGATTGTGGCTTCTCCCTGCGGGAAACCGAAAAACGCCTGTTGCGCCTGGGTGTGAACCCGGCGCAACTGAGCGCGATACTCGTGACCCACGAACATGCCGACCACGTGCATGGCGTGGGTTTGCTGTCTCGGCGCTACAATCTGCCTGTCTATCTGAGCCGCGGCACCTTGCGCGGGATGCGCAAGCCGATTGACGCCACCGGTTTCGTCGCCGGCGGCGAGCGGTTGCAGATCGGCGCCCTGAGCATCCACGCCATTGCCGTGGCCCATGATGCGCAGGAGCCGACCCAGTATGTGTTCAGCGACGGCGAGCGGCGCTTCGGCCTGCTGACCGACCTGGGCTCGTACTGCGAACAGGTGCTGGACGGCTACCGGGATCTCGATGCGTTGATGATCGAGGCCAACCATTGCCGCGATTTGCTGGCCCGCGGTCACTACCCGTACTTTCTCAAGCAACGGGTGGGCGGCGAGCGGGGACACCTGAACAACCATCAGGCGGCATTCCTGGTGGCCGAGTTGGGCTGGCAAGGCCTGCAACACCTGGTCCTGGCCCATCTGAGCAGCAAGAACAACCTGCCGCAGCTGGCCCGGCAATGTTTCGTCGACACCCTCGGGTGCGACCCGGACTGGCTGCAACTGGCCGATCAAGATTCAGGGCTCGACTGGCGCCACATCGCCTAG